The Clostridioides sp. ES-S-0010-02 genome window below encodes:
- a CDS encoding MBOAT family protein has protein sequence MLFSSLIFLFYFLPITLVLYYLFRFNRTIQNMILLIVSLFFYAWGEPKFVVIMIASIIMNYIFGLIVDRYRKSKVKVKIILILMCIYNIGVLFIFKYLAFALRNISSLINTELAIPSIVLPIGISFFTFQGMSYVIDVYRGHGEVQKNPFYVGLYIAFFPQLIAGPIVRYESVAEQIHNRKETWNKFSIGTCRFITGLGKKILISNNMAIVADYIYTMNSQGSIATSLAWLGSIAYTLQIFFDFSAYSDMAIGLGLMFGFKFEENFNYPYISKSISEFWRRWHISLGMWFKSYIYFPLGGSRVLNKDIMIRNMFIVWLFTGIWHGAEWTFVIWGILNFVFLIIERFIMFEKIENHNLIKHIYTLLVVNFGWVLFRAPNLNEAYNYFKAMFGASGVMWSDYTYMFLKEYLIFFIFAFIFSVPIAKKVNKFVVEQAKYSTLFNLFYPICSILLFFISVTYLVTGSYNPFIYFNF, from the coding sequence ATGTTATTTTCAAGTTTGATTTTTTTATTTTATTTTTTACCAATAACTTTGGTATTATATTATTTATTTAGATTTAATCGGACAATCCAAAATATGATATTACTTATTGTTAGTTTATTTTTTTATGCCTGGGGAGAGCCGAAATTTGTTGTTATTATGATAGCTTCTATAATAATGAATTATATATTTGGTTTGATAGTAGACAGATATAGAAAAAGTAAAGTAAAAGTAAAGATTATTTTGATTTTGATGTGTATATATAATATAGGTGTTCTATTTATATTTAAATATCTAGCTTTTGCACTAAGAAATATTAGTTCGCTTATTAATACAGAACTTGCGATTCCAAGCATTGTTTTACCTATAGGTATTTCATTTTTTACCTTTCAAGGAATGTCTTATGTTATAGATGTTTATCGTGGACATGGAGAAGTTCAAAAGAATCCTTTTTATGTAGGATTATATATAGCTTTTTTCCCACAATTAATAGCAGGGCCTATAGTTAGATATGAAAGTGTTGCAGAACAAATTCATAACAGAAAAGAAACTTGGAATAAATTTTCTATTGGAACATGTAGGTTTATAACTGGTTTAGGTAAAAAAATATTAATTTCTAATAATATGGCAATAGTAGCAGATTATATTTACACTATGAATAGTCAAGGTTCAATAGCTACATCGTTGGCTTGGCTTGGTTCAATAGCTTATACTTTACAAATATTTTTTGACTTTTCTGCGTATTCAGATATGGCCATAGGTTTAGGTCTTATGTTTGGTTTTAAATTTGAAGAAAACTTTAATTATCCATATATTTCAAAATCAATTTCTGAGTTTTGGAGAAGATGGCATATTTCTTTAGGAATGTGGTTTAAGAGTTATATATACTTTCCACTTGGTGGTTCTAGAGTTTTAAATAAAGACATTATGATTAGAAATATGTTTATAGTATGGTTATTTACTGGAATATGGCATGGTGCAGAATGGACATTTGTGATTTGGGGGATTTTGAATTTTGTTTTTTTAATTATAGAGAGATTTATAATGTTTGAAAAGATTGAAAATCATAATCTCATAAAACATATTTATACTTTACTAGTAGTAAACTTTGGATGGGTACTGTTTAGAGCTCCAAATTTAAATGAAGCATATAACTATTTTAAAGCTATGTTTGGTGCAAGTGGAGTTATGTGGAGTGACTATACATATATGTTCTTGAAAGAATATTTGATTTTCTTTATATTTGCATTTATTTTTAGTGTACCTATTGCAAAAAAAGTTAATAAATTTGTTGTTGAACAAGCTAAATACAGTACATTATTTAATTTATTTTATCCAATTTGTTCTATTTTATTGTTCTTTATTTCTGTGACATATTTAGTAACTGGAAGTTATAATCCATTTATTTACTTTAATTTTTAG
- a CDS encoding cation:dicarboxylase symporter family transporter — translation MENSFLSQFLMITDFKTIFFILLLIGIFFIVRQFEKKKIKFSLRTIYATIIGLILGIIIQAFAGFPTDTTQITWLQEVSKWYSLFGSGFMDLLKMLVIPLVFLSIIKVIINMKDNNLGTLTFKSLGMLLITTAIAAIVGIVVANTMRLGVGADLSSLGGNQELKEINSLVDTLRGLLPSNPVMAMANGNIVATIIFATFIGTSVKRLSKKHFETINPFIDFIEASYKIIVSVSMTVIKFMPYAVVALLANTITSQGISSIISVLYFILALYISVAILFVIHLIFITLNGLNPITYIKNSTEALLLAFTSRSSLGTLPVTIESLVQNHGVDEGVSSFTASLGANMGMNGCAGIYPALMAVTLANMAGVNMDISFYVMLLIVITISSLGIAGLPGTATIAVSVVISGVGLGSYFPLVGGILAIDPILDMGRTMINVNGAMVSSITVGKSLGKVDKEVFNKKNIS, via the coding sequence TTGGAAAACTCATTCTTATCACAATTTCTTATGATTACAGATTTTAAAACGATTTTTTTCATATTATTACTTATAGGTATATTTTTTATTGTTAGACAATTTGAAAAGAAAAAAATCAAATTTTCATTGAGAACAATATATGCTACAATAATTGGTCTTATATTGGGAATTATTATTCAAGCTTTTGCTGGTTTTCCTACTGATACAACTCAAATTACTTGGTTACAAGAAGTAAGCAAATGGTATAGTTTATTTGGTTCTGGATTTATGGACTTATTAAAAATGTTAGTAATACCTTTAGTTTTCTTATCAATTATAAAAGTAATTATTAACATGAAAGATAATAACCTTGGAACTTTGACATTTAAATCTTTAGGAATGCTCCTTATTACTACGGCTATAGCAGCAATTGTTGGAATTGTTGTTGCAAACACGATGAGATTAGGAGTAGGAGCTGATTTATCCAGTTTAGGTGGAAATCAAGAGCTTAAGGAAATAAACTCTCTTGTAGATACTTTAAGAGGATTATTACCATCAAATCCTGTAATGGCTATGGCAAATGGAAATATTGTAGCTACAATAATATTTGCTACATTTATAGGTACCTCAGTAAAGAGACTAAGTAAAAAACATTTTGAAACTATAAATCCATTTATAGATTTTATAGAAGCATCTTACAAGATAATTGTTAGTGTATCTATGACTGTTATCAAATTTATGCCTTATGCTGTAGTTGCACTACTTGCTAATACAATAACTTCACAAGGTATTAGTTCAATAATTTCTGTTTTATATTTTATATTAGCTCTTTATATATCAGTTGCAATATTATTTGTTATACATTTAATTTTTATAACTTTAAATGGTCTAAATCCTATTACTTATATAAAAAATTCAACTGAAGCTCTACTTCTAGCATTTACTTCACGTTCTAGTTTGGGAACATTACCTGTTACGATAGAAAGTTTAGTACAAAATCACGGAGTTGATGAGGGTGTATCAAGCTTTACAGCAAGTTTAGGTGCAAACATGGGTATGAATGGTTGTGCTGGCATATATCCTGCTTTAATGGCTGTTACTCTTGCTAATATGGCTGGAGTAAATATGGATATCAGTTTTTATGTTATGCTGTTAATTGTTATAACAATTAGTTCACTTGGAATAGCAGGTCTTCCAGGAACTGCTACAATAGCTGTTTCAGTTGTTATTTCTGGAGTAGGTCTTGGCTCTTATTTCCCACTAGTTGGTGGAATACTTGCAATAGACCCTATACTAGATATGGGACGTACAATGATAAATGTCAATGGTGCTATGGTATCTTCAATTACTGTAGGTAAGTCACTTGGAAAAGTTGATAAAGAAGTATTCAATAAGAAAAACATTTCTTAA
- a CDS encoding glycosyltransferase: MKKNSKKVLITLTIITNIIYILWRIFYTIPKEEGMFALICAIILLSVELIGMMEMFVHYYGMSNIEYPEKPIISEELYLPVDVFIATYNESVDLVRKTINGCLHMQYPDKKKVHIYICDDGNREEMRLLSEKMGVNYITRTEREGAKAGNLNNAMQHTNSPLIATFDADMIPMHDFLIDTVPYFLKNEQAKKDGEKEQYEKIGFVQTPQSFYNPDLFQFNLHSEGRIPNEQDYFYRDIQLARNKTNSVIYGGSNTVISREALDEVGGFYTFSITEDFATGILIQSKGYRCYAIPEVHASGLSPIDLKSLIKQRERWARGCIQTGRRLNILFRKGLGFWQKISYISSITYWYASIKRFTYIMAPILFSVFNVIVVKCTLLQVLIFWLPMYILSSLSLKIFSQNIRNTRWTNIYETIMFQSLMPAVILETFAISKNKFSVTNKSKAEEKRIYKVLQGAPYFIYIVLSIIGILKMFISIFKMNSMTYSVVLFWLIGNLFNLVMAMLFISGRQQLRKSERYVAEIDFKLKQNSYILSSKTIDISENGFAFLLENPEYISPEEFEVEFKEKSGNEIYIASMKAKIVNVVEINSKWKYACYITHIEDNQFDNWMCIVHDRVPTLPMTISNQLGFFDDLQINVKKRIEKSKTLSRRSPRINTNFQSDIENIGKVKLVNFNYQYVLLGFENKDIYPQKIEIELNENIILECDLCEGKADMRGVLYKVNNIDSIMQNLFLREEMMEWILQHKTIIISKPNEKKDECTDEFEPMKYI; encoded by the coding sequence ATGAAGAAAAATTCAAAAAAGGTACTTATAACCTTAACTATTATTACTAATATTATATATATATTGTGGAGAATTTTTTATACAATACCTAAAGAAGAAGGGATGTTTGCATTAATTTGTGCGATAATACTACTTTCAGTGGAGTTAATAGGGATGATGGAAATGTTTGTACATTATTATGGAATGTCTAATATTGAGTATCCTGAAAAGCCAATTATAAGTGAAGAACTTTATCTACCTGTGGATGTATTTATTGCAACATATAATGAGTCTGTTGACTTGGTAAGAAAAACAATAAATGGATGTCTTCATATGCAATATCCTGATAAGAAAAAGGTACATATATATATATGTGATGATGGTAATCGTGAAGAAATGCGTCTTCTGTCAGAAAAAATGGGTGTCAATTATATAACTCGAACAGAAAGAGAAGGAGCCAAAGCTGGAAACCTAAATAATGCAATGCAGCATACAAACTCTCCTTTGATTGCTACATTTGATGCAGATATGATACCAATGCATGATTTTTTAATTGATACAGTACCATACTTTTTAAAAAATGAACAGGCTAAAAAAGATGGAGAAAAAGAACAATACGAAAAGATTGGTTTTGTGCAAACACCACAAAGTTTCTATAATCCAGATTTATTTCAATTTAATTTACACTCTGAAGGTAGAATTCCAAATGAACAAGATTATTTTTATAGAGATATTCAATTAGCTAGAAATAAAACCAATTCTGTAATTTATGGTGGTAGTAATACAGTTATTTCAAGAGAAGCTTTAGATGAAGTTGGAGGATTTTATACTTTTTCTATCACAGAAGATTTTGCAACAGGTATTTTAATTCAAAGTAAAGGATATAGATGCTATGCTATTCCAGAAGTACATGCATCAGGATTATCTCCAATAGATTTAAAAAGCCTTATTAAACAACGTGAAAGATGGGCACGTGGATGCATACAGACAGGTAGACGATTGAATATTTTGTTTAGAAAAGGTTTAGGATTTTGGCAGAAAATAAGTTATATTTCTTCAATTACTTATTGGTATGCAAGTATAAAACGCTTTACTTATATAATGGCTCCCATTTTATTTTCAGTCTTTAATGTAATTGTTGTAAAATGCACATTACTTCAAGTATTGATATTTTGGTTACCTATGTATATTTTAAGTAGTTTATCCCTTAAAATATTTTCTCAAAATATAAGAAACACAAGATGGACTAATATATATGAAACTATAATGTTTCAGTCTTTAATGCCAGCAGTAATACTTGAAACATTTGCAATATCTAAGAATAAATTTTCAGTGACCAATAAGAGTAAAGCAGAAGAAAAAAGAATATATAAGGTTTTGCAAGGAGCACCATATTTTATATACATAGTGCTATCTATAATAGGAATCTTAAAGATGTTTATATCAATATTTAAAATGAATTCAATGACATACTCAGTCGTACTGTTTTGGTTAATTGGAAATCTTTTTAATCTTGTTATGGCCATGCTGTTTATATCAGGAAGACAACAATTAAGAAAATCTGAGCGTTATGTTGCTGAAATTGATTTTAAACTAAAGCAAAATTCGTACATTCTTTCTTCAAAAACAATTGATATATCAGAAAATGGATTTGCGTTTTTGTTGGAAAATCCAGAGTATATTTCTCCAGAAGAATTTGAGGTAGAGTTTAAAGAAAAATCAGGAAATGAAATATATATAGCCAGTATGAAGGCAAAGATAGTTAATGTTGTGGAAATAAACTCAAAGTGGAAGTATGCATGTTACATTACACACATTGAAGATAATCAATTTGATAATTGGATGTGTATTGTTCATGATAGGGTGCCGACTTTGCCAATGACAATATCTAATCAATTAGGTTTTTTTGATGACTTGCAAATTAATGTAAAAAAACGTATTGAAAAATCTAAAACTTTATCGAGAAGAAGTCCAAGAATTAATACAAATTTCCAAAGTGATATAGAAAATATAGGTAAGGTAAAACTGGTAAATTTTAATTATCAGTATGTATTACTAGGTTTTGAAAATAAAGATATTTATCCTCAAAAAATAGAAATAGAACTTAATGAAAATATTATACTTGAGTGTGATTTATGTGAAGGTAAAGCCGATATGAGGGGTGTTTTATACAAAGTAAATAATATTGATAGTATAATGCAAAATTTATTTTTAAGAGAGGAAATGATGGAGTGGATATTACAACATAAAACAATTATAATTTCAAAACCTAATGAAAAGAAAGACGAATGCACAGATGAGTTTGAGCCAATGAAATATATTTAG